The Oryzias latipes chromosome 16, ASM223467v1 genome includes a region encoding these proteins:
- the LOC110016775 gene encoding lactose-binding lectin l-2-like has protein sequence MAAQNFCREHHTDLTSLRNHAEYQTVEGVSKGQDVYVGLSRDPWEWSDQTESSLRFWRPTQTVNTAYAEKCVALLSGESGHWRDMDCTVERPFLCSYTMKDLHFIKVKVRVQDATLDLNDPTVQESLLEQMKTELRKTTGGHFQLRWRTGSDGKAFTKQSRDNPGSV, from the exons ATGGCCGCTCAGAATTTCTGCCGGGAGCATCACACAGACCTGACCAGCCTGAGGAACCATGCCGAGTACCAGACGGTGGAGGGGGTCTCCAAAGGCCAGGACGTCTACGTCGGCCTCAGCAGAGACCCCTGGGAGTGGTCGGACCAGACCGAGTCCTCGCTGAGGTTCTGGAGGCCGACCCAAACGGTCAACACGGCGTACGCCGAGAAGTGTGTGGCGCTGCTGAGCGGGGAGTCGGGTCATTGGCGAGACATGGACTGCACCGTGGAAAGGCCGTTCCTGTGTTCCTACA CCATGAAGGATCTGCATTTCATCAAGGTAAAGGTCAGAGTTCAGGACGCCACGCTGGATCTGAACGACCCGACCGTGCAGGAGAGCCTCCTGGAGCAG ATGAAGACGGAGCTGAGGAAGACCACGGGCGGCCACTTCCAACTGAGGTGGAGGACGGGGTCCGACGGGAAAGCGTTCACGAAGCAAAGCCGAGACAATCCTGGAAGTGTCTGA
- the ankmy2 gene encoding ankyrin repeat and MYND domain-containing protein 2 isoform X2 encodes MFAPKKGDLSPSEKELFEVISAGNVQEASRLLGCKDVRVNCLDEYGMTPLMHAAYKGKADMCRLLLQHGADVNCNQHEHGYTALMFAGLSGKTDITWMMLDAGAETDVTNSVGRTAAQMAAFVGQHDCVTVINNFFSRARLDYYTKAQGLEKEPKLPPKLAGPLHKIIMSTNLNPVRMVLLVKENPLLAEAEALEKCRRVMELISEKCIKQQDMNEVLAMKMHFIGCVLGKCASFLKERQDGLDALVKSLLKGQDADGFPVYQEKFVRECIRKFPYCDATLLQQLGNDPTALSVLTQAITGQVGFMDAEFCTTCGEKGAQKRCSICKTVIYCDQTCQKMHWFTHKKVCKKLQEQREKQEAEAAKLRTQQSKEDSGAVQDAMQQLSVESSADAAETSGPASVPAADN; translated from the exons ATGTTTGCTCCTAAAAAAGGAGACCTTTCTCCGAGCGAAAAGGAGCTGTTTGAGGTCATTAGCGCAG GAAACGTTCAGGAGGCCTCCAGGCTGCTGGGCTGTAAGGACGTCCGGGTCAACTGTCTGGATGAG TACGGCATGACCCCCCTCATGCACGCCGCGTACAAAGGCAAAGCGGACATGTgcaggctgctgctgcagcacggCGCCGACGTCAACTGCAACCAGCACGAGCACGGCTACACGGCGCTGATGTTCGCCGGCCTGTCAG GGAAGACCGACATCACCTGGATGATGCTGGACGCCGGCGCGGAAACGGACGTGACCAACTCCGTGGGGCGCACGGCGGCGCAGATGGCAGCTTTTGTCG GCCAACACGACTGCGTCACCGTCATCAATAACTTCTTCTCGCGCGCCCGCTTGGACTACTACACCAAAGCCCAGGGTTTGGAGAAGGAGCCCAAGCTGCCGCCCAAACTGGCCGGGCCGCTCCACAAGATCATCATGAGCACCAACCTGAACCCCGTCAGG ATGGTGCTGCTGGTGAAGGAGAACCCGCTGCTGGCAGAGGCGGAGGCTCTGGAGAAGTGCCGGCGGGTGATGGAGCTCATCAGCGAGAAGTGCATCAAGCAGCAGGACATGAACGAGGTCCTGGCCATGAAGATGCACTTCATCGGCTGCGTGCTGGGGAAGTGCGCCTCCTTCCTGAAGGAGCGCCAGGACGGGCTGGACGCGCTCGTGAAGAG TTTGCTGAAAGGTCAGGACGCCGACGGCTTCCCCGTCTACCAGGAGAAGTTTGTGCGGGAGTGCATCCGGAAGTTTCCGTACTGTGACGCCaccctgctgcagcagctg GGAAACGACCCCACGGCTCTGTCGGTGCTGACCCAGGCCATCACGGGCCAGGTCGGCTTCATGGACGCAGAGTTCTGCACCACCTGCGGCGAGAAAGGAGCCCAGAAGAGGTGCTCCATCTGCAAAACG GTGATCTACTGCGACCAAACCTGCCAGAAGATGCACTGGTTCACCCACAAGAAGGTTTGTAAGAAGCTCCAGGAGCAAAGAGAGAAGCAGGAAGCTGAGGCGGCCAAACTGAGAACGCAGCAGAGCAAAG AGGACAGTGGAGCCGTTCAGGACGCCATGCAGCAGCTCTCCGTAGAAAGCAGCGCAGACGCTGCAGAGACATCAGGCCCCGCCTCCGTTCCAGCCGCCGACAACTGA
- the ankmy2 gene encoding ankyrin repeat and MYND domain-containing protein 2 isoform X1, with protein MFAPKKGDLSPSEKELFEVISAGNVQEASRLLGCKDVRVNCLDEYGMTPLMHAAYKGKADMCRLLLQHGADVNCNQHEHGYTALMFAGLSGKTDITWMMLDAGAETDVTNSVGRTAAQMAAFVGQHDCVTVINNFFSRARLDYYTKAQGLEKEPKLPPKLAGPLHKIIMSTNLNPVRMVLLVKENPLLAEAEALEKCRRVMELISEKCIKQQDMNEVLAMKMHFIGCVLGKCASFLKERQDGLDALVKSLLKGQDADGFPVYQEKFVRECIRKFPYCDATLLQQLVRSIAPVEIGNDPTALSVLTQAITGQVGFMDAEFCTTCGEKGAQKRCSICKTVIYCDQTCQKMHWFTHKKVCKKLQEQREKQEAEAAKLRTQQSKEDSGAVQDAMQQLSVESSADAAETSGPASVPAADN; from the exons ATGTTTGCTCCTAAAAAAGGAGACCTTTCTCCGAGCGAAAAGGAGCTGTTTGAGGTCATTAGCGCAG GAAACGTTCAGGAGGCCTCCAGGCTGCTGGGCTGTAAGGACGTCCGGGTCAACTGTCTGGATGAG TACGGCATGACCCCCCTCATGCACGCCGCGTACAAAGGCAAAGCGGACATGTgcaggctgctgctgcagcacggCGCCGACGTCAACTGCAACCAGCACGAGCACGGCTACACGGCGCTGATGTTCGCCGGCCTGTCAG GGAAGACCGACATCACCTGGATGATGCTGGACGCCGGCGCGGAAACGGACGTGACCAACTCCGTGGGGCGCACGGCGGCGCAGATGGCAGCTTTTGTCG GCCAACACGACTGCGTCACCGTCATCAATAACTTCTTCTCGCGCGCCCGCTTGGACTACTACACCAAAGCCCAGGGTTTGGAGAAGGAGCCCAAGCTGCCGCCCAAACTGGCCGGGCCGCTCCACAAGATCATCATGAGCACCAACCTGAACCCCGTCAGG ATGGTGCTGCTGGTGAAGGAGAACCCGCTGCTGGCAGAGGCGGAGGCTCTGGAGAAGTGCCGGCGGGTGATGGAGCTCATCAGCGAGAAGTGCATCAAGCAGCAGGACATGAACGAGGTCCTGGCCATGAAGATGCACTTCATCGGCTGCGTGCTGGGGAAGTGCGCCTCCTTCCTGAAGGAGCGCCAGGACGGGCTGGACGCGCTCGTGAAGAG TTTGCTGAAAGGTCAGGACGCCGACGGCTTCCCCGTCTACCAGGAGAAGTTTGTGCGGGAGTGCATCCGGAAGTTTCCGTACTGTGACGCCaccctgctgcagcagctggtgAGGAGCATCGCGCCCGTGGAGATC GGAAACGACCCCACGGCTCTGTCGGTGCTGACCCAGGCCATCACGGGCCAGGTCGGCTTCATGGACGCAGAGTTCTGCACCACCTGCGGCGAGAAAGGAGCCCAGAAGAGGTGCTCCATCTGCAAAACG GTGATCTACTGCGACCAAACCTGCCAGAAGATGCACTGGTTCACCCACAAGAAGGTTTGTAAGAAGCTCCAGGAGCAAAGAGAGAAGCAGGAAGCTGAGGCGGCCAAACTGAGAACGCAGCAGAGCAAAG AGGACAGTGGAGCCGTTCAGGACGCCATGCAGCAGCTCTCCGTAGAAAGCAGCGCAGACGCTGCAGAGACATCAGGCCCCGCCTCCGTTCCAGCCGCCGACAACTGA
- the LOC101161084 gene encoding homocysteine-responsive endoplasmic reticulum-resident ubiquitin-like domain member 2 protein isoform X1 encodes MDSGGVDSPVTLIIKAPNQKYEDQTINCFLNWTVERLKSHISNVYPSRPLCRDQRLVYSGRLLQDHLQLRDVLRKKDEYHMMHLVCASHSPPASPVPRTPSSSSDSSSSDDSPSTENLPAPSSSVPGSHEGLRYRLPPNAQWPAAAQVPLQGGLPPNVPFHPVYMPLQMLWWQQMYARHYYLQYHAAVASAQPAAPPVPAPSPSPMAPAQPNEAVQPLGPAQNPLPEDQPANPIQMNAQGGPVLNDDELNRDWLDWLYTVSRAGVLLSIVYFYSSFSRFVMVAGAMLLVYLYQAGWAIFRPEQQNFRGVDRVGAPQGEAERRQDIQEMERLMDEGMEDEESAEEGGGGPEDRALAAAQPEPSLLTTAWSFISTFFTSLLPERPPHMAN; translated from the exons ATGGACTCGGGGGGAGTGGatagccctgtgaccctgatcATAAAGGCCCCCAACCAGAAGTATGAAGACCAGACCATCAACTGCTTCCTGAACTGGACTGTGGAGAGGCTGAAGAGCCACATCTCCAACGTGTACCCCAGCAGACCG CTCTGCAGGGACCAGCGGCTGGTGTACTCGGGACGCCTCCTTCAGGACCACCTGCAGCTCAGAGACGTGCTCAGAAAG AAGGACGAATACCACATGATGCATCTTGTCTGCGCCTCCCACAGTCCTCCAGCGTCTCCGGTGCCTCGGACTCCTTCCAGCTCCTCCGACTCCAGC AGTTCAGACGATTCACCGAGCACGGAGAACCTCCcggccccctcctcctctgtccCAGGAAGTCATGAAGGTTTGAGGTACCGCCTCCCCCCCAATGCTCAGTG GCCGGCTGCAGCGCAGGTCCCTCTACAAGGCGGCCTGCCCCCCAACGTGCCCTTTCACCCCGTGTACATGCCCCTGCAGATGCTGTGGTGGCAGCAGATGTACGCGCGTCACTACTACCTACAGTA CCACGCAGCTGTGGCCTCCGCCCAGCCCGCCGCCCCGCCAGTCCCTGCCCCATCCCCCTCGCCCATGGCCCCTGCTCAGCCCAATGAAGCCGTACAGCCGCTCGGCCCCGCCCAAAACCCCCTGCCAGAGGACCAGCCGGCCAACCCCATCCAGATGAACGCACAGGGCGGGCCCGTGCTGAACGATGACGAGCTGAACCGCGACTGGCTGGACTGGCTGTACACGGTGTCCCGCGCCGGCGTGCTGCTCAGCATCGTCTACTTCTACTCCTCCTTCAGCCGCTTCGTCATGGTGGCTGGTGCCATGTTGCTAGTCTACCT GTACCAGGCGGGGTGGGCGATCTTCAGACCGGAGCAGCAGAACTTCAGAGGAGTGGATCGGGTCGGTGCTCCACAAGGGGAGGCAGAGCGACGGCAGGACATCCAGGAAATG GAGCGCCTGATGGATGAGGGGATGGAGGATGAGGAAAGTGCTGAGGAGGGCGGGGGAGGTCCGGAGGACCGGGCCCTCGCCGCGGCTCAGCCAGAACCCAGCTTACTGACCACAGCGTGGTCCTTCATCAGCACCTTCTTCACTTCACTCCTCCCTGAGAGACCCCCCCACATGGCTAActag
- the LOC101161084 gene encoding homocysteine-responsive endoplasmic reticulum-resident ubiquitin-like domain member 2 protein isoform X2 — protein MDSGGVDSPVTLIIKAPNQKYEDQTINCFLNWTVERLKSHISNVYPSRPLCRDQRLVYSGRLLQDHLQLRDVLRKKDEYHMMHLVCASHSPPASPVPRTPSSSSDSSSSDDSPSTENLPAPSSSVPGSHEGLRYRLPPNAQWPAAAQVPLQGGLPPNVPFHPVYMPLQMLWWQQMYARHYYLQYHAAVASAQPAAPPVPAPSPSPMAPAQPNEAVQPLGPAQNPLPEDQPANPIQMNAQGGPVLNDDELNRDWLDWLYTVSRAGVLLSIVYFYSSFSRFVMVAGAMLLVYLYQAGWAIFRPEQQNFRGVDRVGAPQGEAERRQDIQEMTCPHRSA, from the exons ATGGACTCGGGGGGAGTGGatagccctgtgaccctgatcATAAAGGCCCCCAACCAGAAGTATGAAGACCAGACCATCAACTGCTTCCTGAACTGGACTGTGGAGAGGCTGAAGAGCCACATCTCCAACGTGTACCCCAGCAGACCG CTCTGCAGGGACCAGCGGCTGGTGTACTCGGGACGCCTCCTTCAGGACCACCTGCAGCTCAGAGACGTGCTCAGAAAG AAGGACGAATACCACATGATGCATCTTGTCTGCGCCTCCCACAGTCCTCCAGCGTCTCCGGTGCCTCGGACTCCTTCCAGCTCCTCCGACTCCAGC AGTTCAGACGATTCACCGAGCACGGAGAACCTCCcggccccctcctcctctgtccCAGGAAGTCATGAAGGTTTGAGGTACCGCCTCCCCCCCAATGCTCAGTG GCCGGCTGCAGCGCAGGTCCCTCTACAAGGCGGCCTGCCCCCCAACGTGCCCTTTCACCCCGTGTACATGCCCCTGCAGATGCTGTGGTGGCAGCAGATGTACGCGCGTCACTACTACCTACAGTA CCACGCAGCTGTGGCCTCCGCCCAGCCCGCCGCCCCGCCAGTCCCTGCCCCATCCCCCTCGCCCATGGCCCCTGCTCAGCCCAATGAAGCCGTACAGCCGCTCGGCCCCGCCCAAAACCCCCTGCCAGAGGACCAGCCGGCCAACCCCATCCAGATGAACGCACAGGGCGGGCCCGTGCTGAACGATGACGAGCTGAACCGCGACTGGCTGGACTGGCTGTACACGGTGTCCCGCGCCGGCGTGCTGCTCAGCATCGTCTACTTCTACTCCTCCTTCAGCCGCTTCGTCATGGTGGCTGGTGCCATGTTGCTAGTCTACCT GTACCAGGCGGGGTGGGCGATCTTCAGACCGGAGCAGCAGAACTTCAGAGGAGTGGATCGGGTCGGTGCTCCACAAGGGGAGGCAGAGCGACGGCAGGACATCCAGGAAATG ACGTGTCCCCACAGGAGCGCCTGA